The following proteins are co-located in the Vibrio azureus genome:
- the rplW gene encoding 50S ribosomal protein L23 — protein MITEERILKILRAPHVSEKATMVAEKANTIVFKVAKDATKKEIKAAVEKLFEDVEVKSVNTLITKGKTKRQGLRQGRRSDVKKAYVTLKEGQDIDFTGGAE, from the coding sequence ATGATCACTGAAGAGCGTATCCTAAAAATTCTACGTGCTCCGCACGTCTCTGAAAAAGCAACTATGGTAGCTGAGAAAGCGAACACTATCGTTTTCAAAGTAGCGAAAGATGCAACTAAAAAAGAGATCAAAGCAGCTGTAGAAAAGCTTTTTGAAGATGTTGAAGTTAAGTCTGTAAATACTCTTATCACTAAGGGTAAGACCAAACGTCAAGGTCTACGCCAAGGTCGCCGCAGCGACGTTAAGAAAGCGTACGTTACCTTGAAAGAAGGTCAAGATATTGACTTTACTGGCGGCGCGGAATAA
- the rplB gene encoding 50S ribosomal protein L2: protein MAIVKCKPTSPGRRHVVKVVNADLHKGKPYAPLLEKNSKNGGRNNNGRITVRHIGGGHKHHYRVIDFKRTKDGIPAKVERLEYDPNRSANIALVLYKDGERRYILAPKGVAAGDVVQSGVDAPIKAGNTLPMRNIPVGSTVHNVELKPGKGGQLARSAGAYAQIVARDGAYVTIRLRSGEMRKVLSEGRATIGEVGNSEHMLRELGKAGASRWRGVRPTVRGVVMNPVDHPHGGGEGRTSGGRHPVSPWGMPTKGYKTRKNKRTDKYIVRRRNK from the coding sequence ATGGCTATTGTTAAATGTAAGCCGACTTCCCCTGGTCGTCGTCACGTCGTTAAAGTTGTTAACGCTGACCTACACAAGGGCAAGCCATACGCACCTCTTCTAGAGAAAAACTCTAAGAACGGTGGTCGTAACAACAACGGTCGTATCACAGTACGTCACATCGGCGGTGGTCACAAGCACCACTACCGTGTTATTGACTTCAAGCGTACTAAAGATGGCATCCCAGCGAAAGTTGAGCGTCTAGAATACGATCCAAACCGTAGCGCAAACATTGCTCTAGTTCTTTACAAAGACGGTGAGCGTCGCTACATCCTAGCACCTAAAGGTGTTGCAGCAGGTGATGTTGTTCAGTCAGGTGTTGATGCACCGATTAAAGCTGGTAACACGCTACCAATGCGTAACATCCCAGTAGGTTCAACTGTACATAACGTTGAACTTAAACCTGGTAAAGGTGGTCAGCTAGCTCGTTCGGCTGGTGCTTACGCTCAAATCGTTGCTCGCGACGGTGCGTACGTAACTATCCGTCTACGTTCTGGCGAGATGCGCAAAGTTCTTTCTGAAGGCCGTGCAACAATCGGTGAAGTTGGTAACTCTGAGCACATGCTACGTGAACTTGGTAAAGCTGGTGCTTCACGCTGGCGCGGCGTACGTCCAACCGTACGTGGTGTAGTAATGAACCCGGTTGATCACCCACACGGTGGTGGTGAAGGTCGTACTTCTGGTGGCCGTCATCCAGTATCTCCTTGGGGTATGCCAACTAAAGGCTACAAGACTCGTAAGAACAAACGCACTGACAAGTACATCGTACGTCGTCGTAACAAGTAA
- the rpsS gene encoding 30S ribosomal protein S19, with the protein MPRSLKKGPFIDLHLLKKVEKAVESGDKKPIKTWSRRSMIIPTMIGLTIAVHNGRQHVPVFVTEEMIGHKLGEFAPTRTYRGHAADKKAKKR; encoded by the coding sequence ATGCCACGTTCTCTCAAGAAAGGTCCATTTATTGACCTACACTTGCTGAAGAAGGTAGAGAAAGCGGTGGAAAGCGGAGACAAAAAGCCTATTAAGACTTGGTCCCGTCGTTCAATGATCATCCCTACGATGATCGGTTTGACCATCGCTGTCCATAATGGTCGTCAGCACGTACCAGTATTTGTAACTGAAGAAATGATCGGTCACAAACTGGGTGAATTCGCACCAACACGTACTTACCGCGGTCACGCTGCGGATAAGAAAGCTAAGAAGCGTTAA
- the rplV gene encoding 50S ribosomal protein L22 encodes MEAIAKHNFARISPQKARLVADLIRGKSVDQALEILTFSNKKAAVLVKKVLESAIANAEHNEGADIDDLNVAKIFVDEGPTMKRIMPRAKGRADRILKRSSHITVVVADR; translated from the coding sequence ATGGAAGCTATTGCTAAACATAACTTTGCTCGCATTTCGCCTCAGAAAGCTCGCTTAGTTGCGGATCTAATTCGTGGTAAATCTGTTGACCAAGCTCTAGAAATCCTAACATTCAGCAACAAAAAAGCTGCTGTTCTTGTTAAGAAAGTTCTTGAGTCTGCTATCGCAAACGCGGAGCACAACGAAGGTGCAGATATTGACGATCTGAATGTCGCAAAAATCTTTGTAGATGAAGGCCCAACCATGAAGCGTATTATGCCTCGTGCTAAAGGTCGTGCGGATCGTATCTTGAAGCGTTCAAGCCACATCACTGTTGT